The Rana temporaria chromosome 4, aRanTem1.1, whole genome shotgun sequence genome contains a region encoding:
- the SSTR4 gene encoding somatostatin receptor type 4, with translation MTTCPDLLVPVEAKILLSPWNQSRDLSVTLHPFNAISRNTTSNSNAPVETERDVSMIVIQFIYAIVCLIGLIGNSMVIFVILRYAKMKTATNIYILNLAIADELFMLSVPFLAASAALQHWPFGSGMCRTVLSVDGINMFTSVFCLTVLSVDRYVAVVHPLRAARYRRPTVAKMINICVWIVSLLVISPILIFADTESSKNGVVVCNLMWPQPTWSTVFVVYTFLLGFFLPVVAICLCYILIIIKMRAVALKAGWQQRKKSEKKITRMVLMVVTVFVICWMPFYIVQLLNLFLPQMDATINHVSIILSYANSCANPILYGFFSDNFKRSFQRIVCFRWIENGTDEPVDYYATALKSKVCNNHPLDFQQEPLQSDPCYKHGTITRTTTL, from the coding sequence ATGACCACTTGCCCTGATCTCCTGGTGCCGGTGGAGGCTAAGATCCTGCTGAGCCCATGGAACCAGTCCAGGGACCTGTCCGTGACTTTGCACCCCTTTAATGCCATCAGCAGGAACACCACCAGCAACAGCAATGCCCCGGTGGAGACAGAGAGGGATGTCAGCATGATAGTCATCCAGTTCATCTATGCCATCGTGTGCCTGATTGGGCTGATTGGGAACTCCATGGTGATTTTTGTCATCTTGAGGTATGCCAAGATGAAAACTGCCACCAACATCTACATCCTGAACTTGGCGATCGCGGATGAGCTCTTCATGCTCAGCGTGCCCTTCCTGGCCGCCTCCGCGGCTCTGCAGCATTGGCCCTTCGGCTCAGGGATGTGCCGCACGgtcctcagcgtggatggcatcAACATGTTCACCAGTGTCTTCTGCCTGACCGTCCTCAGCGTGGACAGGTACGTGGCCGTGGTCCACCCCCTAAGAGCGGCCAGGTACAGGAGACCTACCGTGGCCAAGATGATCAACATCTGCGTGTGGATTGTGTCCCTCCTGGTCATCTCCCCCATCCTGATCTTTGCCGACACCGAGTCCTCCAAGAACGGGGTGGTGGTCTGCAACCTCATGTGGCCCCAACCTACCTGGTCCACCGTCTTTGTGGTCTACACCTTCCTCTTGGGCTTCTTCCTGCCGGTGGTGGCCATCTGCCTGTGctacatcctcatcatcatcaagaTGAGAGCGGTGGCACTGAAGGCTGGTTGGCAGCAGAGGAAGAAGTCTGAGAAGAAGATCACCAGGATGGTCCTCATGGTGGTCACCGTCTTTGTCATCTGCTGGATGCCCTTCTACATCGTCCAGCTCCTCAACCTCTTCCTGCCCCAGATGGATGCCACCATCAACCACGTCTCCATCATCCTCAGTTATGCCAACAGTTGTGCCAACCCCATCCTCTATGGCTTTTTTTCAGACAACTTTAAGAGGTCCTTCCAGAGGATCGTGTGTTTTCGTTGGATTGAGAATGGGACAGATGAGCCGGTGGATTATTATGCCACAGCTCTGAAGAGCAAGGTGTGTAATAACCACCCCTTGGACTTCCAACAGGAGCCCCTTCAATCCGACCCTTGTTACAAACATGGGACCATCACAAGGACCACTACCCTATAG